GTTGTAAATCCTAAATCATCGATCGCTTTCTGTACGGATTTAGGAAGATTGAATTGCTCAAAAGTAGTCATTTGCTTTAATTTTTTGCAAAGATAGTCTTTTTGAAAGTAATCAAGCAAATGTGCTAATTTACAGTCTTTTTGTTATTGATATAGATAAAATAGCGCCTTGGAAAATGTTTTAAAAACCTTCAAAAACGCCTAGTCCAAATAAGGCAAAATCATACTTCACAGGATCTTGTGCGTCAAATTCGCGAAGTTTAGCGTCTAATTCTGCTAGGGCTTTTCCATCATTTTGTTTTCTAGTAAGCAACCCCAGTTTTCTTGCCACATTACCAGAGTGTACATCAAGCGGGCAAGATAGAGAAGCCGTTGAGATGCTTTTCCAGACGCCCAGATCAACGCCAGTTTTGTCATTCCGAACCATCCACCTTAAATACATGTTGATTCTTTTTGCTGCCGAATTGTTCAAAGGATCTGAAACGTGTTTTTGAGTTCGAGCGAGATGAGGGATAGAAAAAAATATTTTTTTAAATTCGGAAATGCTATTTTGCATCGAATGGGGTTCTTGATTTTTGGCAAAAACCGTTTCTAGTCCACCGTGATGGGAATAGATGTTTTGTAAAGATTGGATGAATCCAATGAAATCTTGACCATTAAAAGTACGATGAACAAATGTATGTAATCGTTCTAAATCAGCTGTTTTGTGTGACATCACAAAATCATAAGGTGCATTGCCCATTAAGTCCAGCATGCGATGCGAATTTTGTATGATCATTTTACGATTCCCCCAGGCAATGGTAGCACTTAGAAAACCAGCAATTTCAACATCTTCTTTTTGTGAATACAGATGCGGAATTTGAACAGGATCACTTTCTATAAAATCTAAGGTGTTGTATTGTAAAACTTTGTTGTCTAGAAAATCTTTTAATTCTTTTGTAGTCATTATAAAGGAGGAAAGGTATAATAAGAAAGAGTGTGTTTGTAACGGCTTTTTTTAGCCCAGATAGGAACGGCATCTCCCGATTTTAAAAAAATAAGGCTTTTTCAGCCGTAGTTTTTATAATCGGGAATACAGTGGATAGCTGGAAAAAGCTCCTAATTACTAATCAAACCATCCACCATGACTAGTTTTCTGTCGGCCATATTAGCGAGTTCTTCATTATGAGTTACGATCACAAATGTTTGTCCAAATTCATCTCTTAGTTTAAAGAAAAGCTGATGTAAATTCTCTGCCGATGTAGTGTCAAGGTTTCCTGAAGGCTCATCTGCAAAAATAACCGCTGGTTTGTTGATTAGTGCTCGTGCCACGGCTACGCGTTGCTGCTCTCCACCCGAAAGTTCATTTGGTTTGTGATTTATGCGGTGCGAAAGGCCCAAATAGTCTAATAATTTTTTCGCTTCTTGCTCTGTTTCTCCTTTTGGTTTGTTGGCAATAAATGCTGGAATGCAAACATTTTCAAGTGCAGTAAATTCAGGAAGTAGTTGGTGAAACTGAAATATGAATCCTAAATTTAAATTCCTGAAAGTAGATAAAACTTTGTCATTCATGGTCAAAATGTCTCGACCATTGATAAACAAGGAAGTTGTTGTTTTTTGAATATCTGTGTTGGGTATAGTATTGGGTTTGTCTAAGGTGCCTAAAATTTGCAAGAGTGTTGTTTTTCCTGCGCCTGATGATCCTACAATAGATACAATTTCTCCTTTTTTAATATGCAAATCAACTCCTTTGAGTACATGTAGTTTATCGTAGTATTTATGTATATTTTTGACTTCAATCATTTTATTCTGTTTTTACAAAGAAACAAAGATTTTAAGGATTATGAATTGGAAGTCATTAATTTTTCAGTTTGACAAACTATAAACTTTAGTTAAGAATAGGTCTAAGGTGTTTGATAATAAATAACTTTGATTAAAATTTAAAATATGAAAAAAATAATTGGATTGATGATCGCCCTTTTGCCCTTTTCATTTTGTGCCAAAGAAAGAAACGTAATTGTACCTAAAAGTTTAGAAACAAAAAATATGGAAAAACAAGGAGATTTAGAGATTGCAACATTTGCAGGAGGTTGTTTTTGGTGTACCGAGGCAGTATTTTTACAGCTTGACGGAGTGAGTAAAGTAGTTTCAGGTTACATAGGTGGAAACACTGTGAATCCTACTTATAATGATATTTCTACCGGAGAAACGGGACATGCAGAGGCTATTGAAATAACTTTTGACCCAAAGAAAATAAGTTTTGGAGAGTTACTGGAGATATTTTTTGCAACTCATGATCCTACAACGCTTAACCGTCAAGGTGCTGATGTAGGGACACAATACCGTAGTGAAATTTTTTATCACAATGAGACTCAAAAACAGTTGTCACAGGATTACATAGCCTTGATGACACAAGAAAATACTTTTGGTAAACCAATTGTGACTAAAATATCAGCTGCCACAAAATTTTATGTTGCTGAAGAATACCATCAAAATTACTACAACCAAAACAAAACGCAAGGGTATTGTAGTTATGTAATTACTCCAAAAATTGATAAGTTGAAGAAAATGTATCAAGGAAAGCTTAAGAAATAATTGGCATTAGATTTGTATATTGTTCAATAAATATAAATTGAATACTTATGATACAATCTGCTGCTAATGTTGAAGCAAATAACAAAACAAGAAATCTTGTATTGGGAATATTATTTGATGCTATTGGGATGCTTTCTTTTACCATTCCTCTTCTTGGAGAATTTTCAGATGTAGTTTGGGCGCCTTTAGCAGGTTTTTTAATGACTTGGATGTATAAAGGGAAAATAGGTAAAGTAGGAGGAGTGTTAACTTTTCTTGAAGAAATTATACCTTTTACTGATTTTATACCCACATTTACCTTAACGTGGATATACACGTATTTAATAAAAAATAAAAATGCCTCGTAACGAGGCATTTTTTATGATTTAAAAAGAAATCCGAGTCCTAATCTTTTCAGCATTTTTTTCTCCAATGCCCAAAAGAATTTGAATTGCCCAAATATAAAACCAATACAAACCAGTAATACTTGGTAAATAGGGAATATTAATATCAAACGTACAGGAATTATCCAATATCCCAAAGAATCTTTTGTTATACCTAGCCACGTACAAAACGGTTTAGACAACCAAGCTGATGCTGATCCCGTGATAGCAAAAACGATTAGAATTATTATGAACTGAAAATTTGTTTCAATTCCCCAACGTTGTTTGAGTTTATTCATTTTTATTTATAATGAATACAAATATAGTAAGATTATCTCATGGGTACAAAACCAAAAAGTCTTTGATTGTATGTATTTTGAAAAAATATCATGTAGTTGTATATCAAATAATTTACTTCATACCCGTAATTTATATTAGGATCATAATTAATTGTCATTTCGTATAAATTAGGATTAAAACGCTGTGGTTGCAAAACACGGTTATTCCATTCGGTTACATAAAAACGGTTTTTATTTTCTAGAAAAGCCTGTGTGTGATAATTTCTAGGCAAAGCTGTGGCATTTAGCCAAGAATTAAAACCAGGTGCAATAATGATTACCTCGTATTCTAGTTCTTCATTTGCTATTCTTACGGTATCATTACTAGAATTATTTGACGGATTTTTTATAGCTGTAAATGGAGTAGTTGTAGCACAACTGTACATGATGAGCGCTACTATTCCTAATATATATAAACTACGTTTCATAATCGAAATTTTACTTTAAATTTACAACTATATTCTCTTTTTTTAAAACCATTTAACAAAAAAAAAATCACCTAAGTAGGTGATTTTTAATGTTTTTTATTTTCCAAATAGTTTGCCAAGAATTCCGCCTAGTCCACCACCTTTACCAGATACGGCTGCCATTGCATCGCTAATGTCTACTTTTCCATCAGCATTTTGATCTAAACCAAATTGTCCTCCATATTTTGAAATTGCATCCATAATTCCAGATCCTTGAGCTCCGCCTCCAGATATAGCTGCAATGATATCAGAGATTTGAAAACTACTATCATTAGGATCTTTTGCTTTATTTACCAATGATCCTAGAATTTGAGGAATCAAACTTCCTGCAACACCTGATGCTGCATCTGCATTGATACCAAATTTTTCTCCAAGACTTCCAGTAAGTTGTTCAGTAAGCTTTTGAACTACAGGATTTGAAGCGTTTTGAGCATTATCTCCTTGAAACAAAGAAGCCAATTGTTCTACACCGCCCTCTGAAGCAATTTTTTGTAAACCAGAAAAAATGGAGCTACTAGCTTCTTCAATAACTGCCTCGTTTTGTTCGTTTGGAATGGCATTGTTTTTAACAACTGACTCGACTCCAAATTGTTGCGCTAATTGTGTTAATTGTTCTAACATAGGTTTTGGTTTTGTTTAGATATCAAATCTAATAAAAAAAAAGGATTTATTACTTAAAATAAATCCCTTTTAATCATTTCATCACATTAAACCTTATCCCAAAATACTTATAATTTGTTGGGCTAGTTCAGTTCCTATTCTATCTTGTGCCTCACCTGTAGCAGCACCTATGTGTGGTGTTAGTGAGATTTTGTGGTGCATTAATATTGCCATCTCTGGCGTTGGTTCACTCTCAAAAACGTCTAATCCTGCAAACAATATTTTCCCGCTATCCAGTCCTTTAAGTAAAGCCACCTCGTCAATTACACCGCCACGGGCACAATTTACAATTCCTACACCATCTTTCATGCTAGCAATTTCTTTATCACTAATAATGTAACCGTTTTGCGCAGGTACATGTAGGGTAATAAAATCAGCCTCTTTAAAAACTGATTCTAAAGATTGTGAAACGATAGTTGTGGTAATAGATTGACCGTCAAAAAAAGATACCGTGACATCTACTTGAGGAATAAAACTATCCGCAGCAATAACTTTCATTCCAAGTCCAAGCGCCATTTTTGCAGTAGCCTGACCAATACGGCCAATGCCCACAATTCCAAGCGTTTTTCCTCTCAATTCAATTCCGTTACCATACGCTTTCTTTAAACCATCAAAGTTGGTATCGCCTTCAAGTGGCATATTTCTATTCGAGTCGTGCAAAAATCGAACTCCCGAAAATAAATGTGCAAAAACCAACTCTGCCACAGATTCTGATGATGAAGCAGGCGTATTAATCACTGCAATCCCTTTGCTTTTAGCATAATCCACATCAATATTATCCATACCTACGCCTCCACGACCTATAATTTTCAAGCCTGGACAAGCATCAATAATGTCTTTACGAACCTTAGTCGCGCTTCTTACTAAAACGACACTTACATTGTTTTCATTAACAAAATTAGCCACTTGTTCCTGCGCTACTTTTGTTGTTATAACTTCAAAACCACCTTTTTCTAAAGCTTGAATTCCACTTTTTGAAATTCCATCGTTGGCTAATACTTTCATTTTATTTTATTTTTAAGGATTGAAAAATTTAAAGATTCAATCGATATTGTTTATTGTATTGATTGATTAAAAATTGATTTTTAAATCTTTAAATCATTCAATATTTTAATTTTTAAATTGCCTTTTCCAAAGCCTGCATTACATCCACCAGTACTTGAACGCTCTCTAATGGTAACGCATTGTACATAGAAGCTCTGTAGCCACCTACTGAACGATGCCCTGGTAATCCTGAAATTCCTGCAGCTTTCCACAAAGCGTCAAAGTTTGCGGCATGTGCTTCATCATTTAACAAGAAAGTGGCATTCATATTAGAACGATCCTCCACAGCAGCAGCTCCTTTAAACAATGGATTTCTATCAATTTCGGCATACAGTAATGCTGCTTTTGCATTGTTTATTTTTTCAATGGCTGCAATTCCACCTAAGTTTTTCAACCATTGTAAAGTCAATAAAGAAGCGTAAACAGGGAAAACAGGAGGTGTGTTGTACATACTTTCTGCTTTAATATGTTTGGTATAATCCAGCATACTAGGAATAGTTCTGCCAGTTTTACCTAGAATTTCTTCTTTTACAACAATCAATGTGGTTCCTGCAGGTCCCATGTTTTTTTGAGCTCCAGCATAGATCAAGTCAAATTTTGAAAAATCCAATACTCTTGAAAAAATATCCGAACTCATGTCGCATACAAGTGGTATGCTAGTTTCTGGAAACTCCTTCATTTGGGTACCAAAGATGGTATTATTACTCGTACAGTGAAAATAATCAGCATCTTCAGGAATACTGTATCCTTTTGGAATATGATTGTAATTTTGTTCTTTAGAGGAACCTATGATGCTAGTTTCTCCAAAAAGTTGTGCTTCTTTAATAGCAGCAGCAGCCCATGTTCCTGTGTCCAGGTAAGCGGCTTTTCCATTTTCTTTCATCAAGTTGTAAGGAACCATCAAAAATTCAAGACTAGCACCACCTGCTAGAAATAATGCTTGGTAGCCTTTGCCTTCAAGACCTAATAATTCTAGAACAAGTGATCGAGCTTCATCCATAACGGCCACAAAATCTTTGCTTCTGTGAGACATTTCTAAAAGAGATAATCCAGAATCATTGAAATTTAATATCGCTTGTGCTGATTTTTCAAAAACTTCTTGGGGTAAAATGCAAGGTCCTGCGCTGTAGTTGTGTTTTTTCATGTGAGTAGTTATATCCAAAAAATTAAAAAGCAAATTTCGACAATAGCAGTTTAAAAAGCGTTAATTAATTCGAAATAATCGCACTTTTTTCTGCTAAATTGTTAACAAAAATGAAATTGTATCTATGTTATCTGCATAATCCCATAATTGCGGATTTTGAGTTTGTCCAAACGAAATACTTTTTTCAATACAACCACCAGAAACGATACATTGAAGTAGCTCATTTTCAGAATCTAACTTTGTTTGTAGTGTGGGTAAGTCGTCGTAATATTCATAAAAAACACTAGAAATAGGTGAGGCATGGCTTTGATCTTCTTTTATAGTCAAAAAGCCATTGTCAAGCAACTTGAAATTACTCATCAAGAAAACCGCTTTGTTGTAATCGTAATTATTGGCGTATTTTTCATAATGAATGACATCTTGGTATTCAAAAATGGCTTCAAAAAAGGCATCGAAATTATATCCTTTTGGTACAAAAAGTTTAGATACATTACGACATCCTAAACCAAAATATCTAAAAATATCTTCTCCTAAAGCAGTGAGTTCCTCCTTGTTTTCAGTACCAGTCAAAACCGCTACTGAATTTCTACTCTTTCTAATAATAGACGGTTTGTCTTTAAAATAATATTCGAAATATCTTGATGTATTGTTACTGCCTGTAGCTATTACGGCATCAAAGTTTTCTAATTTACCCTCAACAAACGTGATCTGGTTTTTAAGTTCAGGCGCAACAGCAATCAAATATTTGGCTAAAAAAGGCAGTAAATGTTGGTCGTTTGATGATGTTTTTACAATCACATTATTTCCAGTTATTAAAACCGATAAAAAATCATGAAACCCAACTAGAGGAATGTTTCCTGCTAGTACTAATGCTATATTTTTTGGTTTTTGAATTTCTAAAGTATAGGCAGAAAGCCATTGATCAAGGTTTTCTGCTGTTAATGCTTTAGACCAAGATTGAATTGAAAAATATACATTTTCAGGAGTATACCAGCCATTGTGTGATTGAGACAGGATAATAAGTTCTTGAAAAGCATCAAAAAATGTTTCGTTGTGCAAAACATTTGGGCTTTTTGTGGTGTTGTTTTCAGAAAATTGACTTAAAAAATTTCCTAATTCAACAAAAACATTTTTTTTTGTTTCTAATGTCATAATGTTTGCTTATGAATAGTTTTGATTGTAATTTTGCACAAAAATAAGCTATAAAAAGTATAGTAAAAAGATTAAAAGACGAAAGATAATAGATTCTTATACTCGAAAATCTTATTTGCTTAATTCCTAAATTAAAAAGATGGCAATTATTATAACAGACGAATGTATCAATTGTGGGGCTTGTGAACCTGAGTGCCCAAATACTGCAATATATGAAGGAGCTGATGATTGGAGATACAAGGACGGAACAAAACTGAAAGGTAAAGTAATTTTGCCAGACGGTACTGAAATTGATTCTGATGAAGCACAAACACCAATCTCTGACGAAGTGTATTATATCGTTCCTGGTAAATGTACGGAGTGTAAAGGATTTCATGATGAACCTCAATGTGCAGCGGTTTGCCCTGTAGATTGTTGTATTCCTGATGATGCGCATGTAGAAAGTGATGAAACATTGCTAAACAGACAAGCTTTTTTACACAACGAATAAGTATTGATTTTACATAAAAAAAACCTGAGATATCTCAGGTTTTTTTTATGTAATACTATTTTTGTTATTCTTTGACCATTTCAAAAATTTCAGATGTAATTTTATCAGTTTCGGGGTCATAAGATTCTAAAACTAAGTTTCCATCTGCATTAAAGTATCCAAAAGATGTTTTGCTTTTAGTACTGTAAATGTAATTGTTATTGGAAGTTTTTCTTAAAACAGCAGTCTTTTCCTTATTTGGCAGGTACATGTTGTAACCTGTTTCAGCTAGACTAACTTGGTATTTTTGTCCGTTGTAGTTGTAATAAGCAGATCTATCAACATCTACAATATTGGTCACTCCATTTGCGGTAACTGCAGTAATGGCAGTTACTTGAACAGGAGTTTGCTTAATTTCTTTATTCAAAGCGTTTGAATCGGCATCTTTCAATTCAATGTTTTGAGTTTCTTTGATCTCTTGAGTTTTAACCAATTTTTTTTCTCCTTTTGAGTCTTTTATTGTTGTAACCGTTGTTTTTACCTCAGATTTTACATTTTTGTTTTGCGCTTGACTTTGTACGGAAAATAATAGTGCTAAAGCTCCAATTAATATCGTTTTCATAATTATTTATTTATTAGATTAATATGAAGTAAAATTACAAGGGCAACAGAGATAAGTTGTTATGGAATTTCCAAGATAAATTGTATAATTTACACTAGCTATTTTTTTCTTTATGAAAATTGATTAATCGTTAATCTTAAGATTTAAAAATTTCGAAATAGCATGATTTTTTCGAAACAATTTGAATGTATTTTTATCCAAATAAAAGTTTTTGTTCTAAAAAAAAAGGACCATCTTTCGATAGTCCTTTTGAGTTATTCAATAAATGAATTAGAATTTGTAGTTCAAAGATAAATTAACCATAGTTCCTAATTGGCTGAAGTGAGATCCATCATAAGTCATCTGTGAATAACGACCATTGAATGTTAAATCGTTAATTTGCTTTTTCAATGTTATTGGATCGTTTATTATAGCTTCTGCACCAGTTGAACCGTCAGACTTTAATTTCCATTCAGGTAAAACATTTAATAAGTTATTTACATTTAAGTTAAGAGTAACTTTTTCATTTGCTCTGTATGAAACACCTAAATCGGTAACTACTTTAGTTAAAAATTCTACAGTTAATGCTTTATCGTACAAGTCAGCATTTTTGAATTTTGCTGGTCCAAAAACGGTGTTGTTTAAAGAAAATGAGAACTTATTAATTTCGAAATCTCCACCAATAATATATTTAAATTTAGGACGTGAAGTAAGTAATAAAGCTTCTTGGGTTGCGCCAAAAACCGATTGGTTAACAGCTGCAACACTAGCAATGTTACGTACAGGACCGTCTAGCTTGTTTTCTAAGGTATAATTTCCAGAAAGGTTAATTGTTAACTTGCCAGAACCTAATTCGATATTTCTGTAATTTGCAACAAAATCTAAACCAGAAGTTTTAGTGTCAATAGCATTTGTAAACCATGATTGAATATTGCCCGGGCTATATATGATTTTATCTCCCAAAACGATACGGTCTTTCACACTAATATTGTAATAGTCCAAAGTTGCGCTAAAGTTTTTAGAAGGTTTTACTCCAAGTCCGATAGTGTAGTTAGTAGAACTTTCAGCTTTTAGATTTGCAACTCCATTTTGTCTAGCTGCAGAGGATACGTTGTTGATAATTCCTTCAAGCTGAATCCCTCCGCCACCAAATGATGATTGTACTTTTTGAGTATATATTTGATGTAATGTAGGAGCTCTAAAACCTGTAGATGCAGAACCTCTTAAAGTAACAAGGTCGTCTGCGAATTTATATCTTGAACTTAACTTCCAAACTGCTTTGCTTCCAAAATCGCTATAATCCTCATAACGAATAGTTCCTTCTGCTAACCAATCTTCAGTTATGTCTAAAGAAGCACTTGCATAAAAACCAATATTGTAGCGGTTAAATTTTCCTGAATTTTCAGGAGTGTTTCCTTGGTAAGAATCTGCTCCAACACCTATATATGAAGCTTCGTCACCTGCTCTAACTTCAAATATTTCTGTTCTAAATTCAGAACCAAAAGCAATACTGAAATTGTCAAAAATTTGTTTGCTAAGGTCGATATTTCCAACATAATGTGTGAAACCTACTCCACCAGGGTTAAAACGAAGTGGTCCGCTATAAAAATTTGGGTTTGTAGCATAAATGAAATTTCCGCTTGAATCTTTAGAACGGTTGTGAGAATTTGAAACAGTATAGTTCTGTTGATTTCCCCCTGTTGTGATACTTGCGTCTCCAATCCAACCATTTTTGTTGAATTTATATCCAAGTGTAGCATTGTAATCGTTTAATTCACCTTCAAATGTAGGAACATAACCTTGATAAGACGCAAGTGTGCCGTTACCATATAAAGACGGTAAATATGGGAAATCTGTTGCAGTTCTCCAATATGGAGTTCTATAGTTTGCGAACGAGTTTACTTTTTTGTATACATAAGCTGCATTGTAATACACTTGTGCATTTTCACTTAGATCTTTACCACCATTTACTAGGAATTTTGCCGCAGCTGTTTCTGGAGCTCCATTGATGTTACCTGCATCAGGACGTTTTGATAAAAAGTTTTGGATATCAGCTAGAGTATTTACTCCAGCAGTTGTTCCACCCCAGTAATTAAACTCACCTTCAGCATCTACTTTTCCTGGACGGTTAGATATTTCTGTTTTAGAAAAATCTACAGTATAATTAATAAATCCTTTGTCACCTACAGTTGTACCATTGTTTATACTTATGCCGTACATTTCGCCATCTCCCTCACTAGTAACTCCGGTTCTTAGAGTTGCAGAACCTCCATTAGTGTTTTTCTTTAAAATGATGTTCATTACACCTGCAATGGCATCAGATCCATATTGTGCAGATGCTCCATCACGAAGAATTTCAACTCTTTCAATAGCGTCAGTAGGTATAGCAGAGATATCTGCACCTGTTTCACCACGTCCAGGTGACGTTTGAACGTAAACTAGTGCACTTAAATTTTTACGTTTACCATTGATAAGAATTAATGTTCTACTTGGTCCCATGTTTCTAATTTCATAAGGATCTAATAGAGATGTAGCATCATTTACAGGTGTATTTACGGTGTTAAATGATGGTATTCTATATTGTAATGCTTTATCAAATGATGCTTGTCCCGTGGAGTTTAAGTCTTTTGAAGACAGTACATCTATTGGTAACGCTGATGTAGTATTGGTTCTAGCTGCTGTTCTGCTCCCCGTTACTACAACTTCATTTAAATTTTGTCCACCTTCTTCAGATAAAACTACATTGATTACAGCTTCTGTTGCTGCTCTTTCTACTTTGTTGAATCCAACATAACTGAAAACTAATGTTGCTCCTTCGTTCACTTTAATTTTGTAAGAACCATCAGTGTCAGTAGAAACTCCATTCTTTGTTCCTTTTTCTACAATGTTAACTCCTGGTAACGAATTTCCAGAATTGTCTTTTACTACCCCTGATATTTGCTTCTGAGCAAATACAAACGAGACGTTTAATAGGATTAATAATAATGCGATTTTTTTCATAATAAATTGTGTTTTATTTTCTGGTTGATTTGAAATAGGCTGCAATATAATTTTTTTTTAACAAAACATTAGTACTATTTTTAATTTTTTAAAAAAAATGCTAGGTTCTCAGTAATGGTATCTTTTAATTATTGAAAACAGTATTAAAATGGTATATTTGCAAACTTTTAAAGCCAAATGGCTTTGTCTAATAAGATTTAATGCTGAATAGCTCAAAATTTAAAACTTAAAAGAACCTTGTTTGCCATAAAAAAGCTTGCATGTTTCCGGAAAAAAAAATAAAATAGTATTTACAGATGAAAGCAGGAATTGTAGGGTTACCTAATGTTGGAAAATCAACTTTGTTCAATTGTTTGTCAAACGCAAAAGCGCAAAGTGCTAACTTTCCTTTTTGTACCATAGAGCCAAATATTGGTGTTGTTAATGTACCAGATCCAAGAATCAATAAATTGGAGGAATTGGTAAAGCCAGAGCGTGTGCAAATGGCTACGGTTGATATTGTGGATATTGCAGGTTTAGTAAAAGGAGCTAGTAAAGGAGAAGGTTTAGGAAATCAATTTCTTGGAAACATTAGAGAGTGTAACGCTATTATTCACGTATTGCGTTGTTTTGATAATGATAATATCGTTCACGTTGATGGTAATGTAAATCCCATTCGTGACAAAGAAACTATTGATATCGAGTTGCAGTTAAAAGATTTAGAAACGGTTGAAAAGCGTTTAGAAAAAGTAAATCGTGCTGCAAAAACAGGTAACAAAGAGGCGCAGACCGAAAAAGCGCTTTTGGATCGAATTAAAGAAACCTTATTGCAAGCTAAATCAGCGAGAACTATTACTCCTCAAGGAAATGACGAGGAAGTTTTGATGGAATCCTTTCAATTGATTACCGCAAAACCAGTTTTGTATGTGTGTAATGTAGACGAAAACTCTGCCGTAAATGGAAACAAATACGTTGACCAAGTTCGCGAATTAGTAAAAGATGAAGATGCAGAAGTAATTATTTTGTCTGTAGGAGCCGAAGCTGATATTACAGAGCTTGAAAGCTACGAAGAGCGCCAAGTTTTCCTTGAAGACATGGGATTGTCAGAGCCAGGAGCCTCTGTTTTAATTCGTGCAGCTTATAAATTGTTAAAACAGCAAACCTATTTCACGGCAGGAGTAAAAGAAGTTCGTGCTTGGACCATCAATATCGGTGCTACCGCGCCACAAGCTGCTGGTGTAATTCATACTGATTTTGAAAAAGGGTTTATCCGTGCCGAAGTTATTGCTTACGAAGACTACGTGCAATACGGTTCTGAAGCTAAATGTAAGGAAGCTGGAAAATTTAAAGTAGAGGGTAAAGAATACGTTGTAAAAGATGGTGATGTAATGCACTTTAGATTCAACGTGTAATTTTTAGTTAGTCGAAAGTCAAAAGTCGAAAGTCGAAAGTCAAAAGTCGAAAGTCAAAAGTCGAAAGTCAAAAGTCGAAATAGAAAAGTCGAAAGTTAGAAATAGCTTTCGACTTTTTTTTTGAACCTAATCCAGCTTTCCGCTACAATCTGGGGTATTTGTATAGGTGTTTAAAGTTTAATTAAAATTAAAAGTGTAAATTCACTAAAATTTTAATTAATTCAAAATGAAACAATTTATTTTGTTAGTGATA
This portion of the Flavobacterium sp. CECT 9288 genome encodes:
- a CDS encoding 4Fe-4S dicluster domain-containing protein, encoding MAIIITDECINCGACEPECPNTAIYEGADDWRYKDGTKLKGKVILPDGTEIDSDEAQTPISDEVYYIVPGKCTECKGFHDEPQCAAVCPVDCCIPDDAHVESDETLLNRQAFLHNE
- a CDS encoding TonB-dependent receptor, whose amino-acid sequence is MKKIALLLILLNVSFVFAQKQISGVVKDNSGNSLPGVNIVEKGTKNGVSTDTDGSYKIKVNEGATLVFSYVGFNKVERAATEAVINVVLSEEGGQNLNEVVVTGSRTAARTNTTSALPIDVLSSKDLNSTGQASFDKALQYRIPSFNTVNTPVNDATSLLDPYEIRNMGPSRTLILINGKRKNLSALVYVQTSPGRGETGADISAIPTDAIERVEILRDGASAQYGSDAIAGVMNIILKKNTNGGSATLRTGVTSEGDGEMYGISINNGTTVGDKGFINYTVDFSKTEISNRPGKVDAEGEFNYWGGTTAGVNTLADIQNFLSKRPDAGNINGAPETAAAKFLVNGGKDLSENAQVYYNAAYVYKKVNSFANYRTPYWRTATDFPYLPSLYGNGTLASYQGYVPTFEGELNDYNATLGYKFNKNGWIGDASITTGGNQQNYTVSNSHNRSKDSSGNFIYATNPNFYSGPLRFNPGGVGFTHYVGNIDLSKQIFDNFSIAFGSEFRTEIFEVRAGDEASYIGVGADSYQGNTPENSGKFNRYNIGFYASASLDITEDWLAEGTIRYEDYSDFGSKAVWKLSSRYKFADDLVTLRGSASTGFRAPTLHQIYTQKVQSSFGGGGIQLEGIINNVSSAARQNGVANLKAESSTNYTIGLGVKPSKNFSATLDYYNISVKDRIVLGDKIIYSPGNIQSWFTNAIDTKTSGLDFVANYRNIELGSGKLTINLSGNYTLENKLDGPVRNIASVAAVNQSVFGATQEALLLTSRPKFKYIIGGDFEINKFSFSLNNTVFGPAKFKNADLYDKALTVEFLTKVVTDLGVSYRANEKVTLNLNVNNLLNVLPEWKLKSDGSTGAEAIINDPITLKKQINDLTFNGRYSQMTYDGSHFSQLGTMVNLSLNYKF
- the ychF gene encoding redox-regulated ATPase YchF translates to MKAGIVGLPNVGKSTLFNCLSNAKAQSANFPFCTIEPNIGVVNVPDPRINKLEELVKPERVQMATVDIVDIAGLVKGASKGEGLGNQFLGNIRECNAIIHVLRCFDNDNIVHVDGNVNPIRDKETIDIELQLKDLETVEKRLEKVNRAAKTGNKEAQTEKALLDRIKETLLQAKSARTITPQGNDEEVLMESFQLITAKPVLYVCNVDENSAVNGNKYVDQVRELVKDEDAEVIILSVGAEADITELESYEERQVFLEDMGLSEPGASVLIRAAYKLLKQQTYFTAGVKEVRAWTINIGATAPQAAGVIHTDFEKGFIRAEVIAYEDYVQYGSEAKCKEAGKFKVEGKEYVVKDGDVMHFRFNV